Proteins encoded by one window of Nasonia vitripennis strain AsymCx chromosome 5, Nvit_psr_1.1, whole genome shotgun sequence:
- the LOC100119012 gene encoding vesicular integral-membrane protein VIP36, with the protein MIRSGKCSWLLMAGLLVAVGAEWNTNDYMKREHSLIRPYQGSGMTIPYWDFMGSTMVTNNYIRLTPDAQSQQGAIWNTVPCNVRNWELQVHFKVHGKGRDLFGDGLAIWYSKERMQPGPVFGSKDYFNGLAVILDTYSNHNGPHNHQHPYISAMINNGSLHYDHDRDGTHTQLAGCEAKFRNLEHDTHITIRYERDTLTVSTNIANKGAWKECFSVKEIKLPTGYYFGITATTGDLSDNHEILSVRLFELDLPDDPKDQEDRSKIIPSAAYFESPRDHVEDPKPSSLSGVKIFLLMLVGALALIACVVIGIMFYQKHQENSRKRFY; encoded by the exons ATGATTAGAAGCGGAAAATGCAGCTGGCTGCTAATGGCCGGGCTCCTCGTCGCCGTCGGCGCCGAGTGGAATACCAACGACTACATGAAACGAGAACATTCGCTAATCCGACCATATCAAG GATCCGGAATGACAATACCCTACTGGGATTTCATGGGAAGTACAATGGTTACTAATAATTACATAAGATTAACGCCTGATGCTCAGAGTCAACAGGGTGCTATTTGGAATACAGTG CCATGCAATGTAAGGAATTGGGAATTACAAGTACATTTCAAAGTCCACGGCAAAGGCAGAGACTTATTTGGTGATGGTCTAGCTATTTGGTACTCTAAAGAAAGAATGCAGCCAGGTCCTGTATTTGGAAGCAAAGATTACTTTAATGGTTTGGCTGTGATACTTGACACTTACAGTAATCACAATGGACCCCATAAT CATCAACATCCGTACATCTCAGCTATGATAAACAATGGTTCTCTTCATTACGATCATGACCGTGATGGCACTCATACCCAACTTGCAGGCTGTGAAGCTAAATTCAGAAATTTGGAACATGATACACACATTACAATAAGATACGAAAGGGACACATTGACAG TCTCTACTAATATTGCAAACAAAGGTGCTTGGAAAGAATGCTTCTCTGTAAAAGAAATCAAACTGCCAACTGGATACTACTTTGGTATAACTGCCACAACAGGAGATCTGTCTGATAATCATGAAATCTTATCTgtaagattgtttgaattggATCTACCAGATGAT cccAAAGATCAAGAAGACAGATCAAAGATTATTCCATCCGCGGCATACTTTGAATCTCCAAGAG ATCATGTTGAGGATCCAAAACCATCATCCCTGAGTGGTGTGAAAATTTTCCTACTGATGCTTGTCGGTGCTTTAGCGCTCATTGCTTGTGTTGTGATTGGAATAATGTTCTATCAAAAACACCAGGAAAATAGCAGAAAGCGGTTCTACTAA
- the LOC100118973 gene encoding wolframin isoform X1, translating into MAGVVPLSSGKSGRRQWTLHDGPKGSLRRLRSQLAEDGCPESQVVLAKQLLDECCELDVDKEENAKLGVYWLTKASEQGNLEATDILHKCLASGRGITEHNYYDVKSCLDMSQDEKLARRAAREMFTSLSNGEEFITTEQLQRCMRDLVFPSTSDKLSRTRYVNGTNHLQKSLTGDSGDQELSSDDDSSPDQSSKDKDRIQDVSQADWSAPQGEKITEAALVSAAASYARGCLPVVSRVVCLVEPTQMDLDAVPLLQRPFVHPLASLKRLYIWLVESLGRRGLPLRKFFFTTHLHAVILILLHALLGAESVVLFVPLALYYLSFVVMTIATFQILQRKRELSNLRVWSRLFLSYSGGSLNPEEAEYQFCRNNLKPYAHFFLALLLNLMLFPIVATQWTPQSEFTVIAFALTLVTLLNFVWSETTSRYPDFLALFSFSVNVLAKYPYEMDVVVAQTWRFLDIKVPTFASYVVGNGIEFCLNFRLVFYLLIPAVFLKMAARDNWRGTYKTLIPHCVTLSWWQLAVLSSQSATWYGLIRGALALVGMVLFLPIVGLASIVLPIVATAKYMSESDLFMRIGITTVLGGMPFLASWYLRKTRATRRLNWLITCVQLILGFTAGAFLTWPMITGYKDHSSGIESSPFEMPSELSWEQYQNYCHQPAWEESSSKAQIQVQCAQLEGVSISWEGYVTNTRVKSVKNNLALALDYLPDLIANPLRCAFGEPHVDDCDKHTNELRKLNCKAYLNVRRKKSKCHLSAWNWYEFEIAVKMKNGIWGSAAQVVLMGDRSFSNFSLSIYPGDKIWFSGTLSNVGFESESLLGGTLPHVILDEVGCHVCHTIDLKSYKRQRLGIGLHDVAKAVYLGGKTVLNFLLNPIVIFK; encoded by the exons ATGGCCGGCGTTGTGCCGCTCAGCTCCGGGAAGTCCGGCAGGAGACAGTGGACGCTTCACG ATGGACCAAAAGGCTCTCTCAGAAGACTGCGCTCTCAGCTGGCAGAAGATGGTTGTCCGGAATCCCAAGTTGTTTTGGCTAAACAACTCTTGGACGAATGCTGTG AACTGGATGTTGATAAAGAGGAGAATGCTAAACTGGGTGTATATTGGTTGACCAAAGCATCGGAACAGGGTAATTTGGAAGCTACAGATATTTTACATAAGTGCTTGGCAAGTGGAAGAGGAATTACTGAACACAATTACTATGATGTGAAGAGCTGCCTTGACATGTCTCAAGATGAGAAGCTTGCTAGGCGTGCTGCTAGAGAAATGTTTACAAG TCTGTCCAATGGAGAAGAGTTTATAACAACTGAGCAGCTACAAAGGTGCATGAGAGACTTGGTGTTTCCTTCTACCAGTGACAAATTAAGTAGAACTCGTTATGTAAATGGAACAAACCATCTGCAAAAATCTTTGACTGGAGACAGTGGTGATCAGGAATTATCTTCGGATGATGATTCAAGTCCAGATCAATCATCAAAAGATAAAGACAGGATTCAAGATGTCTCTCAAG CGGACTGGTCAGCACCACAAGGAGAAAAAATAACAGAAGCAGCGTTGGTTTCTGCCGCGGCATCTTACGCCCGAGGCTGTCTACCAGTTGTCTCGCGCGTCGTGTGCCTCGTTGAACCAACGCAAATGGACTTGGATGCTGTACCTCTACTTCAACGACCTTTTGTCCATCCACTGGCCTCTCTCAAGCGCCTCTACATCTGGCTTGTCGAAAGTCTAGGCCGTCGAGGTCTACCCCTCCGCAAATTTTTCTTTACTACCCATCTGCACGCTGTGATCCTTATACTCCTTCACGCTCTTTTGGGAGCTGAAAGTGTTGTATTGTTTGTACCTCTGGCTCTCTATTACTTGTCTTTCGTTGTGATGACCATCGCCACTTTTCAAATTCTGCAGAGGAAGCGTGAGCTAAGTAACCTTAGGGTTTGGTCGCGCTTATTCCTTAGCTATTCGGGTGGAAGCTTGAATCCGGAAGAGGCTGAATACCAGTTTTGCCGCAACAACCTCAAGCCCTACGCTCACTTCTTTTTGGCTTTGCTGCTTAACCTTATGCTCTTTCCTATAGTGGCGACTCAATGGACGCCTCAATCGGAGTTTACTGTCATAGCATTTGCACTGACATTGGTCACTCTACTGAATTTCGTTTGGAGCGAAACGACGTCGCGCTACCCGGATTTCCTGGCGTTGTTCAGCTTCAGCGTGAATGTCCTGGCCAAGTACCCCTACGAGATGGACGTCGTGGTTGCACAAACTTGGCGTTTCCTTGACATCAAAGTGCCAACCTTTGCTTCATACGTCGTGGGAAATGGCATCGAGTTCTGCTTGAACTTTCGCTTGGTTTTCTATCTACTAATTCCTGCAGTCTTCCTGAAGATGGCTGCTAGGGACAACTGGCGAGGTACCTACAAGACTTTGATCCCACACTGCGTCACTCTCAGCTGGTGGCAACTTGCTGTATTGAGCTCGCAAAGCGCTACGTGGTACGGACTGATCAGAGGAGCTTTAGCACTTGTTGGCATGGTGTTGTTTTTGCCCATCGTTGGATTGGCTTCAATCGTATTGCCGATTGTTGCTACTGCAAAGTATATGTCTGAGAGCGATTTGTTCATGAGGATCGGCATTACGACCGTTCTTGGTGGTATGCCGTTCCTGGCTTCATGGTATCTAAGGAAAACCAGGGCTACTAGAAGACTCAACTGGCTTATTACATGTGTTCAA CTAATCCTTGGATTTACTGCTGGCGCATTTCTCACCTGGCCAATGATAACCGGCTATAAAGACCATTCATCGGGTATTGAATCCAGTCCTTTCGAGATGCCGTCCGAACTCAGTTGGGAACAGTATCAAAACTACTGTCATCAGCCTGCCTGGGAAGAGTCTTCATCCAAGGCTCAGATTCAGGTGCAGTGTGCTCAACTCGAAGGTGTCTCTATCTCCTGGGAAGGATACGTCACCAACACTCGCGTCAAATCTGTGAAAAATAATCTGGCGCTTGCTTTGGATTACTTGCCCGATTTAATCGCTAATCCTCTGCGTTGTGCATTTGGTGAACCTCATGTAGATGATTGTGACAA acaTACCAACGAGCTTCGCAAGCTCAATTGCAAGGCTTACCTGAATGTGCGCAGGAAGAAAAGCAAGTGTCACCTGTCGGCTTGGAACTGGTACGAATTCGAGATAGCCGTGAAGATGAAAAACGGTATTTGGGGTAGCGCAGCTCAAGTTGTCTTAATGGGTGACAGGTCTTTTTCCAACTTCAGTTTAAGTATCTATCCAGGAGACAAAATCTGGTTCAGTGGAACGTTGTCCAATGTAGGATTCGAGAGTGAATCACTTTTGGGAGGCACTTTGCCCCATGTCATACTCGATGAGGTAGGTTGTCACGTTTGCCATACAATAGACCTCAAGTCGTACAAGAGACAGAGGCTTGGAATAGGTTTGCACGATGTCGCCAAAGCTGTTTATCTAGGTGGCAAGACTGTCCTGAATTTCCTTCTTAATCCCATCGTAATTTTTAAGTAG
- the LOC100118973 gene encoding wolframin isoform X2 encodes MVAGVCLFDGPKGSLRRLRSQLAEDGCPESQVVLAKQLLDECCELDVDKEENAKLGVYWLTKASEQGNLEATDILHKCLASGRGITEHNYYDVKSCLDMSQDEKLARRAAREMFTSLSNGEEFITTEQLQRCMRDLVFPSTSDKLSRTRYVNGTNHLQKSLTGDSGDQELSSDDDSSPDQSSKDKDRIQDVSQADWSAPQGEKITEAALVSAAASYARGCLPVVSRVVCLVEPTQMDLDAVPLLQRPFVHPLASLKRLYIWLVESLGRRGLPLRKFFFTTHLHAVILILLHALLGAESVVLFVPLALYYLSFVVMTIATFQILQRKRELSNLRVWSRLFLSYSGGSLNPEEAEYQFCRNNLKPYAHFFLALLLNLMLFPIVATQWTPQSEFTVIAFALTLVTLLNFVWSETTSRYPDFLALFSFSVNVLAKYPYEMDVVVAQTWRFLDIKVPTFASYVVGNGIEFCLNFRLVFYLLIPAVFLKMAARDNWRGTYKTLIPHCVTLSWWQLAVLSSQSATWYGLIRGALALVGMVLFLPIVGLASIVLPIVATAKYMSESDLFMRIGITTVLGGMPFLASWYLRKTRATRRLNWLITCVQLILGFTAGAFLTWPMITGYKDHSSGIESSPFEMPSELSWEQYQNYCHQPAWEESSSKAQIQVQCAQLEGVSISWEGYVTNTRVKSVKNNLALALDYLPDLIANPLRCAFGEPHVDDCDKHTNELRKLNCKAYLNVRRKKSKCHLSAWNWYEFEIAVKMKNGIWGSAAQVVLMGDRSFSNFSLSIYPGDKIWFSGTLSNVGFESESLLGGTLPHVILDEVGCHVCHTIDLKSYKRQRLGIGLHDVAKAVYLGGKTVLNFLLNPIVIFK; translated from the exons ATGGTTGCGGGGGTTTGTTTATTCG ATGGACCAAAAGGCTCTCTCAGAAGACTGCGCTCTCAGCTGGCAGAAGATGGTTGTCCGGAATCCCAAGTTGTTTTGGCTAAACAACTCTTGGACGAATGCTGTG AACTGGATGTTGATAAAGAGGAGAATGCTAAACTGGGTGTATATTGGTTGACCAAAGCATCGGAACAGGGTAATTTGGAAGCTACAGATATTTTACATAAGTGCTTGGCAAGTGGAAGAGGAATTACTGAACACAATTACTATGATGTGAAGAGCTGCCTTGACATGTCTCAAGATGAGAAGCTTGCTAGGCGTGCTGCTAGAGAAATGTTTACAAG TCTGTCCAATGGAGAAGAGTTTATAACAACTGAGCAGCTACAAAGGTGCATGAGAGACTTGGTGTTTCCTTCTACCAGTGACAAATTAAGTAGAACTCGTTATGTAAATGGAACAAACCATCTGCAAAAATCTTTGACTGGAGACAGTGGTGATCAGGAATTATCTTCGGATGATGATTCAAGTCCAGATCAATCATCAAAAGATAAAGACAGGATTCAAGATGTCTCTCAAG CGGACTGGTCAGCACCACAAGGAGAAAAAATAACAGAAGCAGCGTTGGTTTCTGCCGCGGCATCTTACGCCCGAGGCTGTCTACCAGTTGTCTCGCGCGTCGTGTGCCTCGTTGAACCAACGCAAATGGACTTGGATGCTGTACCTCTACTTCAACGACCTTTTGTCCATCCACTGGCCTCTCTCAAGCGCCTCTACATCTGGCTTGTCGAAAGTCTAGGCCGTCGAGGTCTACCCCTCCGCAAATTTTTCTTTACTACCCATCTGCACGCTGTGATCCTTATACTCCTTCACGCTCTTTTGGGAGCTGAAAGTGTTGTATTGTTTGTACCTCTGGCTCTCTATTACTTGTCTTTCGTTGTGATGACCATCGCCACTTTTCAAATTCTGCAGAGGAAGCGTGAGCTAAGTAACCTTAGGGTTTGGTCGCGCTTATTCCTTAGCTATTCGGGTGGAAGCTTGAATCCGGAAGAGGCTGAATACCAGTTTTGCCGCAACAACCTCAAGCCCTACGCTCACTTCTTTTTGGCTTTGCTGCTTAACCTTATGCTCTTTCCTATAGTGGCGACTCAATGGACGCCTCAATCGGAGTTTACTGTCATAGCATTTGCACTGACATTGGTCACTCTACTGAATTTCGTTTGGAGCGAAACGACGTCGCGCTACCCGGATTTCCTGGCGTTGTTCAGCTTCAGCGTGAATGTCCTGGCCAAGTACCCCTACGAGATGGACGTCGTGGTTGCACAAACTTGGCGTTTCCTTGACATCAAAGTGCCAACCTTTGCTTCATACGTCGTGGGAAATGGCATCGAGTTCTGCTTGAACTTTCGCTTGGTTTTCTATCTACTAATTCCTGCAGTCTTCCTGAAGATGGCTGCTAGGGACAACTGGCGAGGTACCTACAAGACTTTGATCCCACACTGCGTCACTCTCAGCTGGTGGCAACTTGCTGTATTGAGCTCGCAAAGCGCTACGTGGTACGGACTGATCAGAGGAGCTTTAGCACTTGTTGGCATGGTGTTGTTTTTGCCCATCGTTGGATTGGCTTCAATCGTATTGCCGATTGTTGCTACTGCAAAGTATATGTCTGAGAGCGATTTGTTCATGAGGATCGGCATTACGACCGTTCTTGGTGGTATGCCGTTCCTGGCTTCATGGTATCTAAGGAAAACCAGGGCTACTAGAAGACTCAACTGGCTTATTACATGTGTTCAA CTAATCCTTGGATTTACTGCTGGCGCATTTCTCACCTGGCCAATGATAACCGGCTATAAAGACCATTCATCGGGTATTGAATCCAGTCCTTTCGAGATGCCGTCCGAACTCAGTTGGGAACAGTATCAAAACTACTGTCATCAGCCTGCCTGGGAAGAGTCTTCATCCAAGGCTCAGATTCAGGTGCAGTGTGCTCAACTCGAAGGTGTCTCTATCTCCTGGGAAGGATACGTCACCAACACTCGCGTCAAATCTGTGAAAAATAATCTGGCGCTTGCTTTGGATTACTTGCCCGATTTAATCGCTAATCCTCTGCGTTGTGCATTTGGTGAACCTCATGTAGATGATTGTGACAA acaTACCAACGAGCTTCGCAAGCTCAATTGCAAGGCTTACCTGAATGTGCGCAGGAAGAAAAGCAAGTGTCACCTGTCGGCTTGGAACTGGTACGAATTCGAGATAGCCGTGAAGATGAAAAACGGTATTTGGGGTAGCGCAGCTCAAGTTGTCTTAATGGGTGACAGGTCTTTTTCCAACTTCAGTTTAAGTATCTATCCAGGAGACAAAATCTGGTTCAGTGGAACGTTGTCCAATGTAGGATTCGAGAGTGAATCACTTTTGGGAGGCACTTTGCCCCATGTCATACTCGATGAGGTAGGTTGTCACGTTTGCCATACAATAGACCTCAAGTCGTACAAGAGACAGAGGCTTGGAATAGGTTTGCACGATGTCGCCAAAGCTGTTTATCTAGGTGGCAAGACTGTCCTGAATTTCCTTCTTAATCCCATCGTAATTTTTAAGTAG
- the LOC100118931 gene encoding alpha-sarcoglycan, with amino-acid sequence MIPIAALSVLCLAAVGTANDIPINSLQLFAISVVPKYFNWTSDEGRNDYDYEASLVNSPDLPPWIHYTYSKRTHRGYLYGVAPKDQKNFTLEIVALNKKTYETRTKVLEVVVSENESISKYQVQLKVNWNVEDMFDHNRTETLDEIFRKQIWKNATDLQLTFLAPAVELGARYPLKPGEEVGSILRLGSSTPFSNDLQGLEKELEPVMKKYTTCPFKQASFDRFFPGFQFDWCYFRLIEESYGLQQESARRDMSASIISGAGPVPERSEWRWSQPRKAALPTRSYRKEIFTSVFVPALLLLLLVGFLSAALCLHHAEDLISSGKRGTPLLMDNGGTNGVQMIQYAATSSSRGTLRSLSQTQPSCSPTLSDSQSINRSPKVAKDHSSNSYVRPNPPPYISPNNFGGTGMRADF; translated from the exons ATGATTCCGATCGCTGCGCTATCGGTTCTCTGCCTCGCGGCAGTTGGTACCGCCAACGACATACCCATCAACTCGTTGCAACTCTTCGCGATATCGGTCGTTCCCAAGTACTTCAACTGGACTTCCGATG AAGGAAGAAACGATTACGACTACGAGGCGTCCTTGGTAAACTCGCCGGATCTGCCGCCGTGGATTCACTACACTTACAGCAAACGGACTCATCGAGGGTATCTCTATGGAGTAGCTCCGAAAGATCAAAAAAACTTCACG CTGGAAATCGTCGCACTGAATAAGAAAACCTACGAAACAAGGACGAAAGTTCTAGAGGTCGTCGTCtcggagaacgagagcatttCGAAATACCAAGTTCAGCTGAAAGTCAATTGGAATGTCGAAGACATGTTCGATCACAATAGGACGGAGACACTCGACGAAATATTCAG AAAACAAATCTGGAAGAACGCAACAGATCTCCAGCTGACTTTTCTGGCACCAGCCGTGGAATTGGGCGCGAGATATCCTTTGAAACCCGGCGAGGAAGTAGG CTCGATTCTGAGACTGGGCAGTTCCACGCCCTTCTCCAACGACCTGCAGGGACTGGAGAAGGAATTGGAGCCGGTGATGAAGAAGTACACGACCTGTCCTTTCAAGCAGGCCTCTTTCGATCGGTTCTTCCCCGGATTCCAGTTCGATTGGTGCTACTTCAGACTG ATCGAAGAGAGCTACGGCCTGCAGCAAGAAAGCGCGAGGCGCGACATGAGTGCGAGCATAATATCCGGCGCTGGTCCGGTCCCGGAACGCTCCGAGTGGCGCTGGTCCCAACCGCGAAAAGCAGCCCTTCCCACGCGCAGTTACCGCAAGGAGATCTTCACCAGCGTCTTCGTACCCGCCcttctgctgcttctgctcGTCGGTTTTTTAAGCGCCGCGCTTTGCCTCCACCACGCCGAGGATCT GATATCGAGCGGAAAGAGGGGCACCCCCTTACTGATGGACAACGGCGGAACCAACGGCGTACAGATGATCCAGTACGCGGCCACCTCCAGCAGCAGAGGAACACTTCGATCGCTCTCGCAGACTCAACCCTCCTGTAGCCCTACCCTCAGCGACTCGCAATCGATCAATCGCAGTCCtaa AGTCGCCAAAGACCACAGCAGCAACTCTTACGTCCGACCGAATCCGCCGCCCTACATCAGCCCCAATAACTT CGGTGGGACAGGTATGCGAGCCGATTTTTGA